A single region of the Thermotoga profunda AZM34c06 genome encodes:
- the uppS gene encoding polyprenyl diphosphate synthase, producing MDGNGRWAQRNGLPRIEGHRRGAQKAEEIVEWCAELGIKYVTLYTFSTENWKRPEEEVKFLFSLLVQMLHEKFNRMMEQGVRIRFCGLVNQLPLEIANVCRDFEQKTKDNQKIQAILALNYGGRREIIDAINKVIQNNINQIDENTFRNYLYLPDVPDPDLVIRTSGELRISNFLLWQIAYSELYFTEVLWPDFSKEDLLKAIENFENRHRRFGGL from the coding sequence ATGGATGGTAATGGAAGATGGGCTCAGAGAAATGGCTTGCCCAGAATTGAAGGGCATAGACGAGGTGCACAGAAAGCAGAGGAGATAGTTGAATGGTGCGCTGAGTTGGGTATAAAATATGTAACTCTTTATACCTTTTCCACCGAGAATTGGAAAAGACCTGAGGAAGAGGTCAAGTTTCTTTTTTCACTCCTGGTGCAAATGCTGCACGAGAAATTCAACAGAATGATGGAGCAGGGAGTGAGAATAAGGTTTTGTGGACTTGTTAATCAATTGCCATTGGAAATAGCCAATGTTTGCAGGGATTTTGAACAGAAAACAAAGGACAATCAGAAAATTCAAGCGATATTGGCCTTGAACTACGGTGGTCGTCGAGAGATAATCGATGCCATTAATAAAGTAATCCAAAACAATATAAACCAGATCGATGAAAACACATTTCGTAATTATCTTTATCTTCCCGATGTTCCAGACCCAGATCTTGTCATAAGAACTTCTGGGGAATTGAGGATTAGCAACTTTTTACTGTGGCAGATTGCCTACAGCGAATTGTATTTTACAGAAGTCCTCTGGCCAGATTTTTCAAAAGAAGATCTTTTGAAAGCCATTGAAAACTTCGAAAATCGCCATAGAAGATTTGGGGGATTGTGA
- the frr gene encoding ribosome recycling factor, which yields MKHPLVKNAEDRMNKAIEKIGEELRRMRTGRPSPAILEEIKVDYYGAPTPINQLATVSISEDRALIIKPWDKSVLPAIEKAIFTSDIGLTPQNDGNIIRLIFPTPTTEQKQKWVKKAKEVVEQGKVAIRNIRRDVLKDLKDMQKDGKISEDDEKRLEKEIQDLTDKKIEEMEKLFEKKEKEIMEV from the coding sequence ATGAAGCATCCTCTTGTGAAAAATGCAGAAGACAGGATGAACAAAGCTATTGAAAAAATAGGTGAAGAACTCAGGAGAATGAGAACTGGTAGACCTTCACCGGCGATTCTTGAAGAGATAAAGGTTGATTACTATGGTGCTCCAACACCGATTAACCAACTCGCCACGGTAAGTATCTCTGAAGACAGGGCTTTAATAATAAAACCATGGGACAAATCAGTTCTTCCTGCCATAGAAAAAGCCATTTTCACCTCTGATATCGGCCTAACTCCACAAAACGACGGTAATATCATAAGGCTCATCTTTCCAACTCCAACTACTGAGCAAAAGCAAAAATGGGTAAAAAAGGCAAAAGAAGTCGTTGAACAAGGTAAAGTTGCAATAAGAAATATCAGAAGAGATGTTCTTAAAGACCTTAAGGACATGCAAAAAGATGGAAAAATCTCTGAAGACGATGAAAAGAGACTTGAAAAAGAGATCCAGGATTTAACAGATAAAAAGATTGAAGAAATGGAGAAACTCTTTGAAAAGAAGGAAAAGGAGATAATGGAAGTTTGA
- a CDS encoding ABC transporter ATP-binding protein: protein MIKVKNLIKTYPRHGSKERLRAVDSVSFELKQGEILALLGPNGAGKTTTIKSICGLIIPDSGEIEIKGISVLKNRNKALEHISVVLEGNRNLYWRMTPVENMAYFCGIRGKNLRKSEAIEILERLGISEKKNEIVHKLSRGMQQKAAIAVCLAAGTDILLLDEPTLGLDVNSAVEFRTILKDLQKEGKTILLSTHDMNLVEAVADRVAIMNNGKIVVCEEKRKLIDLFTARGYKIRLLSNGTTEEKLIKLGLSGWNKDGNIIEIHLNLSSAKELYKVMEDFRLNQVEIESIEKELVNFEKIFISYTNGSH from the coding sequence ATGATAAAGGTGAAAAATCTGATCAAAACTTATCCGAGGCATGGTTCAAAGGAAAGACTCAGAGCTGTAGATAGTGTATCCTTTGAACTTAAACAAGGAGAGATTCTGGCTCTTCTTGGTCCAAATGGTGCTGGAAAAACAACCACTATAAAATCGATCTGCGGTTTGATAATACCAGATTCAGGTGAGATTGAGATCAAGGGTATAAGTGTTCTTAAGAATCGTAACAAGGCTCTTGAGCACATCAGTGTTGTACTTGAAGGGAACAGAAATCTCTATTGGAGAATGACACCTGTTGAAAATATGGCATATTTTTGTGGTATCAGGGGGAAAAATTTGAGAAAAAGTGAAGCAATAGAGATACTTGAAAGACTTGGAATTTCTGAAAAGAAAAACGAAATCGTACATAAGTTATCAAGAGGCATGCAACAAAAAGCAGCGATAGCAGTATGCCTTGCTGCTGGTACAGATATTCTCCTTTTAGATGAGCCAACACTCGGCTTGGACGTGAATTCAGCCGTTGAGTTTCGTACGATCTTAAAAGATCTACAAAAAGAAGGTAAGACCATTCTTCTCTCAACACACGACATGAATCTGGTCGAAGCTGTAGCCGATAGAGTTGCAATAATGAACAATGGGAAGATCGTTGTATGCGAAGAAAAGAGAAAATTGATTGATCTTTTCACAGCGCGCGGATACAAGATAAGGCTCCTATCAAATGGAACGACTGAAGAAAAACTCATAAAACTTGGCTTATCTGGTTGGAATAAAGATGGCAATATTATTGAGATTCATCTGAACTTGTCTTCAGCAAAGGAACTATACAAAGTTATGGAAGATTTTAGGCTGAATCAGGTTGAAATAGAGAGTATAGAAAAAGAACTGGTTAACTTTGAAAAGATCTTCATATCCTATACCAACGGCTCCCATTAG
- a CDS encoding ABC transporter permease produces MFNAFLANFKKSWIEFKRYYFNTISGLVTVLIFFYLIFFGVKAIGGSTVDFGNTLEGIIVGYFMWLMFIFSFQGVAWGIIDEAQRGTLEQVFVSPIAFEYQMLFRMISDFVFNVLFAVPLMYLVAYTTGKRLNFDLPTLLYLLVIGTVSALGIGMMLGGIALVFKRISSFIQIVTFGSLAFTMFDLSKLWYRFLPMSQAAYLMRKLAVEGIKFYQFGFFDHLILWLVAFIYLLLGIVVFRGFERRAMITGTLGQY; encoded by the coding sequence ATGTTTAATGCTTTTCTTGCAAATTTTAAAAAGTCATGGATAGAATTTAAAAGGTATTACTTCAACACCATATCGGGGCTTGTCACTGTTTTGATCTTTTTCTATTTGATCTTCTTTGGAGTGAAGGCCATTGGTGGTTCTACTGTGGACTTTGGTAACACTCTTGAAGGAATCATCGTTGGATATTTCATGTGGCTGATGTTCATCTTTTCTTTTCAGGGTGTAGCATGGGGTATCATTGATGAAGCTCAAAGAGGTACCTTAGAGCAAGTTTTCGTCTCTCCAATCGCTTTTGAATATCAAATGCTCTTTAGAATGATAAGCGATTTTGTTTTCAATGTTTTGTTTGCCGTGCCATTGATGTATCTCGTCGCTTACACAACAGGCAAAAGGTTGAATTTTGATCTGCCAACTCTTTTGTATCTCCTTGTTATAGGGACTGTATCTGCCTTGGGCATTGGAATGATGCTTGGTGGTATAGCACTTGTTTTTAAAAGAATTTCTTCTTTCATCCAGATAGTCACCTTTGGCTCTCTTGCGTTCACCATGTTTGATCTTTCCAAACTCTGGTATAGATTTCTTCCCATGTCTCAAGCAGCTTATTTGATGAGAAAGCTTGCAGTAGAAGGTATCAAATTCTATCAATTTGGATTCTTTGATCATTTGATCCTGTGGTTGGTGGCATTTATATATTTGCTGTTGGGTATAGTCGTTTTCCGTGGTTTTGAGAGACGAGCTATGATAACTGGCACACTGGGTCAGTATTGA
- a CDS encoding Rqc2 family fibronectin-binding protein, whose protein sequence is MLIDSFFLRSIVQELQVLKESNLRQIYQFGKSTIYLYFQNHVVRICLDPTFAHICIAEKEDFSDHHPSNFVMLMRARLRNAKLKKVEQVGFDRIIFFEFDKIDETGDRHLYRLYIEFFGTHCNMILVENNTIVDAFKYSSTSLRTIEKGHHYEFPAQKLNPFEISYDFFNLKDEKQTVSQFISKTISGFSKLMIDELFTRAKLVDKMICDLDSSEKNSLKHAFFSIFNDYQKGRIYVYDKKDRFVLSTVPLKYLSHNVEVFESPSKAVDHAYAILHRRQVLKQTQTELIKVVKEYMKKEIKMLDAIEDELKECEKSDTFLQYGELLKYASNQNQSGDLVNVFDYSTGKTLSIPLVKGKDIRQSSQYYFDLYKKLKEKGRVLRTRVEKSKQFLNYLEQLLHTIESADDLEILQEIKQEMAQQGMIKKEKQQIQRESDFRKIEYQDFLILIGKNNKQNEKLLKQANDKDLWLHVHEIPGAHVVIRTANRVVPEDVLKYAAALAAYHSKARFSSKVPVDYTLVKNVHKPKGSPPGFVVYTNYETIFVDPQIVESHPEYR, encoded by the coding sequence ATGTTGATAGATAGTTTTTTCCTCAGAAGTATTGTTCAAGAACTTCAAGTTTTGAAAGAAAGTAACTTGAGACAGATATACCAATTTGGCAAATCGACGATATATCTGTATTTTCAAAATCATGTCGTGAGAATATGTCTTGATCCCACTTTTGCTCATATCTGTATAGCTGAAAAAGAAGATTTCTCAGATCACCACCCTTCTAATTTCGTCATGTTAATGCGTGCAAGATTGAGAAATGCCAAACTCAAGAAAGTTGAACAGGTTGGATTTGACAGGATCATATTTTTTGAATTTGACAAGATCGATGAAACAGGTGATAGACATCTGTACAGATTGTATATTGAGTTTTTTGGCACACACTGCAATATGATTTTGGTCGAAAACAATACGATAGTCGATGCCTTTAAATATTCTTCAACCTCCTTGCGCACAATTGAAAAAGGTCATCACTATGAGTTCCCAGCGCAAAAACTCAATCCCTTTGAAATTTCTTATGACTTTTTCAATTTGAAGGATGAAAAACAAACTGTATCCCAATTCATATCAAAAACGATTTCAGGGTTTTCAAAGCTGATGATTGACGAGTTATTCACAAGAGCAAAATTGGTTGATAAAATGATCTGTGATCTTGATTCTTCTGAGAAAAATTCATTGAAACACGCCTTTTTTTCAATCTTCAACGATTACCAAAAGGGTCGTATTTATGTTTATGACAAAAAAGATCGTTTTGTGTTGAGTACAGTACCTCTTAAATACCTTTCACATAATGTTGAAGTGTTTGAATCACCATCTAAAGCCGTTGACCATGCATATGCCATTTTGCACAGACGTCAAGTCTTAAAACAGACGCAAACAGAGCTCATCAAGGTTGTCAAAGAATATATGAAAAAGGAGATCAAAATGCTCGATGCGATAGAAGATGAATTGAAAGAATGTGAAAAATCCGATACATTTTTGCAGTATGGTGAATTGCTCAAATACGCATCAAATCAAAATCAGAGTGGTGATCTGGTAAACGTTTTTGATTACAGTACGGGGAAGACTCTCTCTATACCTTTGGTGAAGGGCAAGGATATAAGGCAGAGCTCCCAATATTATTTTGACCTTTATAAAAAATTGAAAGAAAAAGGTCGAGTTTTGCGAACGAGAGTTGAAAAGTCAAAGCAGTTTTTGAACTATCTTGAGCAGCTTTTACACACAATAGAATCTGCAGATGATCTTGAAATACTACAAGAGATCAAACAAGAAATGGCTCAGCAAGGAATGATAAAAAAAGAAAAACAGCAAATTCAAAGAGAAAGTGATTTCAGAAAGATAGAGTATCAAGATTTCTTGATATTGATCGGGAAAAACAACAAGCAAAATGAAAAGCTTTTGAAACAGGCAAATGATAAAGATTTGTGGCTGCACGTACACGAAATCCCAGGGGCACATGTCGTTATAAGAACTGCAAATAGAGTTGTCCCTGAAGATGTTTTAAAATACGCCGCGGCTTTAGCGGCATATCATTCTAAAGCCCGTTTTTCGTCCAAAGTACCTGTTGATTACACTTTGGTTAAGAACGTACACAAACCCAAAGGCTCCCCACCAGGTTTTGTGGTTTATACGAATTATGAAACGATCTTTGTAGATCCACAGATCGTCGAATCACATCCAGAATATCGTTGA
- a CDS encoding deoxyribonuclease IV — protein sequence MIRIGAHMPTSYGFDKVPQLTVDSGGNTFQIFPHSPRMWKASLPSKKAADEFQVQMKKYEIPFEAAFCHCGYLINPASPKDDIWQKSVELLIIEGKICQSLGIPYLNIHPGSHTGAGEKEGIDRIVKAIDEFLKTVPDIVLLLENVSPKGGNIGYKMEQLAKIIELVAQPERIGVTYDTCHGFDAGYDITNKESVEKLFDEMESFLGLWRVKMIHLNDSKAPLGKPLDRHENIGKGFIGDRGFRNFLSFPQIQNIPWILETPNEEDLYTKEIAHVKSLIGLINVDR from the coding sequence ATGATAAGAATAGGTGCACATATGCCAACTTCATATGGTTTTGATAAAGTACCACAGCTGACAGTAGATTCAGGTGGAAATACCTTTCAAATCTTTCCTCACAGCCCAAGGATGTGGAAAGCTTCATTGCCTTCGAAAAAAGCCGCAGATGAATTTCAAGTTCAAATGAAAAAATATGAAATTCCATTTGAAGCTGCTTTTTGTCATTGTGGGTATCTGATCAACCCTGCAAGTCCCAAGGATGACATCTGGCAAAAATCGGTTGAACTTCTCATTATCGAAGGGAAAATATGTCAATCACTTGGTATACCTTATTTGAATATCCATCCTGGCAGTCATACCGGTGCAGGTGAAAAGGAAGGAATCGACAGAATTGTGAAAGCAATCGATGAATTTCTCAAGACAGTTCCTGATATCGTGCTTCTTCTTGAGAATGTTTCACCAAAAGGAGGCAATATAGGTTATAAAATGGAACAACTTGCCAAAATCATAGAGTTAGTCGCCCAGCCAGAACGAATTGGTGTTACCTATGATACATGTCATGGCTTCGATGCTGGTTATGACATTACTAACAAGGAGAGTGTTGAAAAATTATTTGACGAGATGGAAAGTTTCCTTGGACTTTGGCGAGTTAAAATGATTCATTTGAATGACTCAAAGGCTCCCCTTGGTAAACCCCTTGATAGGCATGAAAATATTGGCAAGGGTTTTATTGGAGATAGGGGCTTTCGCAACTTCTTGAGTTTTCCACAGATACAAAACATTCCGTGGATCTTGGAGACACCAAATGAAGAGGATCTCTACACCAAAGAGATAGCACACGTGAAATCTTTGATTGGACTGATAAATGTTGATAGATAG
- a CDS encoding DUF72 domain-containing protein: MNLLYIGTSGYYFSDWIGTVYPEGLSKTHLLKYYATVWNFNAVELNFTYYTIPNYKTIVSMLRKTPQTFVFSVKLPNSVTHQGWKTLSLPEQDIEKTLSALEPMICEGRLKVLLAQFPYAFRYTKENMQYIQELRGKIDLPIAIEFRHCSWDNDQVYDFLRTHELSFVITDEPRIKDLFPYRVIRTSSISYFRYHGRNEKWFVSGAERYNYEYSFEQLREFAKDIVDIAKESEDLFVFFNNCYRGKAVQNALTLHSILENTFLGR; the protein is encoded by the coding sequence ATGAATTTGTTATATATAGGAACAAGTGGGTATTATTTTTCTGACTGGATTGGTACAGTTTATCCAGAAGGATTGTCCAAAACACATTTATTGAAATATTATGCAACTGTTTGGAATTTCAATGCAGTTGAACTCAATTTCACGTACTATACAATTCCCAATTACAAAACAATAGTATCTATGCTCAGAAAAACTCCTCAAACATTTGTTTTTTCTGTGAAATTACCCAACTCCGTAACTCATCAAGGCTGGAAGACTCTTTCATTGCCCGAACAAGACATCGAAAAAACACTTTCCGCCTTAGAACCAATGATTTGCGAAGGAAGACTCAAGGTATTACTTGCACAGTTTCCTTATGCCTTTCGATATACCAAAGAAAATATGCAATATATTCAAGAGTTGAGAGGTAAAATTGATCTACCCATCGCTATAGAATTTAGACATTGTTCGTGGGACAATGATCAGGTCTATGATTTTCTACGCACTCATGAGTTATCTTTTGTCATCACAGATGAACCACGAATAAAAGATCTCTTCCCGTACAGGGTGATAAGAACATCGAGTATTTCATATTTCAGATATCACGGTAGAAATGAAAAATGGTTTGTCTCTGGAGCTGAGAGGTATAACTACGAGTATTCATTCGAACAGCTCAGAGAATTTGCCAAAGACATAGTCGATATAGCGAAAGAATCAGAGGATTTGTTTGTCTTTTTCAATAATTGTTATCGTGGTAAGGCTGTACAAAATGCCTTAACTCTGCATTCCATCCTTGAGAATACTTTTTTGGGTAGATAA
- the acpP gene encoding acyl carrier protein, translating to MDRKTVLSKVTKIVSEKLGVDEKKITETSKLVDDLNADSLDLVDLVMAVEEEFGVKIADSDLEKISTVKDVVDYILSRS from the coding sequence ATGGATAGAAAGACAGTTCTGAGTAAAGTAACCAAAATAGTATCTGAAAAACTTGGAGTGGATGAAAAGAAAATTACTGAAACGAGTAAACTCGTAGATGATCTGAATGCGGATTCTCTTGATCTTGTTGACTTGGTTATGGCGGTAGAGGAAGAATTTGGTGTGAAAATCGCTGATTCTGATCTTGAAAAGATTTCAACGGTAAAAGATGTTGTCGATTACATACTTTCAAGGTCATAA
- the mraY gene encoding phospho-N-acetylmuramoyl-pentapeptide-transferase — MTLYAVLSFAICLVLYPFFIRFLRAKKIGKFVREDGPDLHGYKTGTPTMGGILFVLVTAAFALLSNEIVEALSVVLFGSIGLLDDYAGLKWRKSLGIRAWQKFSLQVICSALLYMLINPQQTKVSIPFLGSAIDLGYLHPIFAVLIIVGFSNAANLTDGLDGLLGSVFLTAALPYWIFLNRGSGSILYMSLAVSAFLFYNIKPAKVFMGDTGSLALGGLLGTVAVKTSSEVFLICFAPIFVLEALSVMLQVSSFKLFKKRIFKMSPIHHHFELLGWKEERIVQMFSLINLVLSLFTLLGA, encoded by the coding sequence ATGACTTTGTATGCGGTTCTGAGTTTTGCAATTTGTCTTGTACTGTATCCTTTTTTCATTCGATTTCTCAGAGCTAAGAAAATTGGAAAATTCGTTCGCGAAGATGGACCAGATCTTCATGGTTACAAAACTGGCACACCAACAATGGGTGGTATTCTTTTTGTCTTAGTGACTGCTGCTTTCGCATTGTTATCGAATGAGATTGTGGAGGCGTTGAGTGTCGTCCTTTTTGGTTCAATTGGTCTTTTGGATGATTATGCTGGGTTGAAGTGGAGAAAATCCCTTGGAATACGTGCGTGGCAGAAATTCTCGCTTCAAGTAATTTGTTCAGCGTTGCTGTATATGCTAATAAATCCTCAACAAACGAAGGTTTCCATACCATTTTTAGGCAGTGCTATAGACTTAGGATATCTACACCCTATTTTTGCCGTACTGATCATAGTTGGTTTCAGCAATGCTGCTAACCTTACAGATGGTCTTGACGGTCTTTTAGGAAGTGTTTTTCTCACAGCTGCATTACCTTACTGGATCTTTTTGAATAGAGGATCTGGTTCGATATTGTATATGTCTCTTGCAGTTAGTGCTTTTCTTTTCTATAACATAAAACCCGCCAAGGTCTTTATGGGTGATACGGGTTCTCTCGCACTCGGGGGTTTACTCGGAACTGTGGCTGTGAAGACTTCGAGCGAAGTTTTTTTAATATGTTTTGCACCGATCTTTGTATTGGAAGCTTTGAGTGTGATGTTACAAGTGAGTAGCTTTAAATTGTTCAAGAAGAGAATTTTCAAGATGTCACCTATTCATCATCACTTTGAATTACTCGGCTGGAAAGAAGAAAGGATTGTTCAGATGTTTTCTTTGATCAATCTTGTACTCTCACTATTCACCTTGCTGGGGGCATAA